A window of the Persephonella sp. genome harbors these coding sequences:
- the infB gene encoding translation initiation factor IF-2 yields MSKVKISDLAKEFGMTWKQLAEEIQNLTGTKIKSPSTKIDEEVVTLLRDVLGEAPVAVEEKVEEKEGKKEGIKVWDMAHNLNISHEEAVEALRAIGYEGEISSFTEVTPQQVEKIKEYLKEKARKEEERKKELEKEKKEALKKEKLEKEKKEKKPQPEKVEKPIEEKIEKPKVEKKPPAVEEKPPVKEKTIAGEKPAKRPVAKKEEKLKKKFERKPPVEKVEKPKPKPAPKPKKEEKPEEITEVKEQISEKEKIKLSKEEKAELEALKKLMGAQPKKKKKKKKKKEEEKKPETATKEEEELKIAIIPEVVTVRELAEILDLPVNQIMADLLKKGILASVNQTIDPEVALQIAEEHGFLAEIQKEGEEVSIVEELPEEEKAKILGEEEEEGELVERPPVVTVMGHVDHGKTTLLDTIRKTDVAAREKGGITQHIGAYKIQLPNGKEITFLDTPGHEAFTTLRARGSKVADIAVLVVAADDGVKPQTIEAINHAKNADVPIIVAINKIDKPGADPERVKRELSQYGLIPEEWGGDIIMVPVSAKTGQNVEELLENILLVAEILDLKANPNKPAIGTVIESKLDPKKGPVATVLIENGTLHQGDYFVAGYTWGKVRAMFDERGNQLKEAGPGTPVEILGFNDVPQAGDKFIVKPSEREARQLAEQRLRKREEELQAKRARMHFESLAGEKEVNIIVKADVQGSLEAILKSLEELSEKFEDVSINVIHSGIGRITESDVMLAAASNAIILGFNVRPDAAARKAAEEEGVDIRVYGIIYDLIEDMEKALKGMLEPEEREQFLGTCEVKQIFRIKGVGTVAGCIVTEGVIRRNAKARLVRDGVVIYDGEIASLKRFKEDVKEVAKGYECGVMLKDFNDVKPGDIIESYEIVKEKKE; encoded by the coding sequence TTGTCAAAGGTTAAGATATCAGACCTTGCTAAAGAATTTGGAATGACTTGGAAACAGCTTGCTGAAGAGATTCAAAACCTTACAGGAACAAAAATAAAATCACCATCTACCAAAATAGATGAAGAAGTGGTTACCCTGTTAAGAGATGTTCTCGGAGAAGCACCGGTAGCTGTGGAAGAGAAGGTGGAAGAAAAGGAAGGGAAAAAAGAAGGCATAAAAGTATGGGATATGGCACATAATTTAAATATATCCCACGAAGAAGCAGTTGAAGCATTAAGGGCTATAGGGTATGAAGGAGAAATCAGCAGTTTCACAGAAGTAACACCACAGCAGGTAGAAAAAATAAAAGAATATCTCAAAGAAAAAGCAAGAAAAGAAGAAGAAAGGAAAAAAGAGCTTGAAAAAGAGAAAAAAGAAGCCCTTAAAAAAGAAAAATTAGAAAAAGAGAAAAAAGAAAAAAAACCACAACCTGAAAAAGTAGAAAAACCTATTGAAGAAAAAATAGAAAAGCCAAAAGTAGAAAAGAAACCACCTGCTGTTGAAGAAAAACCACCGGTAAAAGAAAAGACAATTGCTGGGGAAAAACCTGCTAAAAGACCTGTAGCTAAAAAAGAAGAAAAACTGAAGAAAAAATTTGAAAGAAAACCACCTGTGGAAAAAGTAGAGAAACCTAAACCAAAACCAGCACCAAAACCCAAAAAAGAAGAGAAACCTGAAGAAATTACAGAAGTAAAAGAACAAATCTCAGAAAAAGAAAAGATAAAATTAAGCAAAGAAGAAAAGGCAGAATTAGAAGCACTCAAAAAGTTAATGGGTGCACAACCTAAGAAAAAGAAAAAGAAGAAGAAAAAGAAAGAAGAAGAGAAAAAACCAGAAACAGCAACCAAGGAAGAGGAAGAGCTTAAAATTGCAATTATTCCAGAAGTCGTTACCGTCAGGGAACTGGCAGAGATACTTGACCTGCCTGTTAACCAAATAATGGCAGACCTGCTCAAAAAAGGAATACTTGCTTCAGTAAACCAGACTATAGACCCAGAAGTAGCACTTCAGATAGCAGAAGAACATGGCTTTTTAGCAGAAATACAGAAGGAAGGAGAAGAGGTATCTATAGTAGAAGAACTTCCTGAAGAAGAAAAAGCAAAAATACTTGGAGAAGAAGAGGAAGAAGGTGAGCTTGTAGAAAGGCCTCCTGTTGTTACTGTAATGGGTCATGTTGATCATGGAAAAACAACACTCCTTGACACCATAAGGAAAACAGACGTAGCAGCAAGGGAAAAAGGCGGAATTACACAGCATATAGGTGCCTATAAAATACAATTACCAAATGGTAAAGAAATTACTTTCCTTGACACCCCGGGACATGAAGCATTTACAACCCTTAGAGCAAGAGGTTCTAAAGTTGCAGATATAGCAGTCCTTGTTGTTGCTGCAGATGATGGAGTAAAACCGCAAACAATAGAGGCTATAAACCACGCAAAAAATGCCGATGTTCCTATAATTGTTGCAATAAACAAGATAGACAAACCGGGTGCTGACCCTGAAAGGGTAAAAAGAGAATTATCCCAATACGGTCTTATCCCGGAAGAATGGGGCGGAGATATCATAATGGTTCCTGTTTCTGCAAAAACAGGACAGAATGTTGAAGAACTCCTTGAAAATATACTTCTTGTGGCTGAAATACTTGATCTGAAAGCAAACCCAAACAAACCAGCAATTGGAACAGTAATAGAATCAAAACTTGATCCTAAAAAGGGTCCTGTTGCAACAGTTCTTATAGAAAACGGAACTCTCCATCAGGGTGATTACTTTGTTGCCGGATACACATGGGGTAAAGTCCGTGCAATGTTTGATGAAAGGGGTAATCAGCTTAAGGAAGCTGGTCCTGGAACTCCTGTGGAAATCTTAGGATTTAATGATGTTCCACAGGCAGGGGATAAATTCATAGTCAAACCTTCAGAAAGGGAAGCAAGACAGCTTGCAGAACAGAGACTAAGAAAAAGAGAAGAAGAGCTTCAAGCCAAAAGAGCCAGAATGCATTTTGAAAGCCTTGCAGGAGAAAAAGAGGTTAATATCATTGTTAAAGCTGACGTTCAGGGTTCACTTGAAGCAATACTCAAATCCTTGGAGGAATTATCAGAAAAATTTGAGGATGTTAGCATAAACGTAATCCATAGCGGTATAGGAAGAATTACAGAAAGTGATGTTATGCTGGCAGCTGCATCTAATGCAATCATACTTGGTTTTAACGTAAGACCGGATGCAGCAGCAAGAAAAGCCGCAGAAGAGGAAGGGGTAGATATCAGGGTTTATGGTATTATCTACGACCTTATTGAAGATATGGAAAAAGCCCTTAAAGGAATGCTTGAACCTGAAGAAAGAGAGCAATTCCTTGGAACATGCGAAGTTAAACAGATATTCAGAATTAAAGGTGTTGGGACAGTTGCAGGATGTATTGTTACAGAAGGGGTTATAAGAAGAAATGCAAAAGCCAGACTGGTTAGAGATGGCGTTGTTATATACGATGGAGAGATAGCATCCCTCAAAAGATTTAAAGAGGACGTGAAAGAAGTGGCAAAAGGATATGAATGTGGAGTGATGTTAAAAGACTTTAACGACGTCAAGCCCGGAGATATTATAGAATCTTACGAAATCGTAAAAGAGAAAAAAGAATAA
- a CDS encoding class I SAM-dependent rRNA methyltransferase produces the protein MKKIILKKSALPKIKQKNLWIYKNEIKKLPDIKAGEIVDIYIGNEYLATGYINPDSKITVRILSFEKTDINSLIKRRIKEAINQRKHLKTITNAYRIIHSEADLLPGLIADFYNGYIAIQINTAGMENFRHLILDTFIETLSPEGIIDKSDEKVRKKEGLTTENKVLYGSIPDKILITENNINFSVYLKEGQKTGFYLDQRKNRKLVSEYVQTGFKVLDLFSNAGGFGIYCGKKGADFIKFVDVSDLALNQVQENCRLNGINNFQIIKEDAFDFLKNETDSYDLIIVDPPSFAKSRHERQGALRGFKYLIVNSLKILNPKGYLAVFSCSHHISMQDLIDLTTSSAAITGDILEIKEFMYQDKDHPAVINMPNTLYLKGLLVQKR, from the coding sequence ATGAAAAAAATAATTCTGAAAAAATCGGCTCTCCCAAAAATCAAACAAAAAAATCTCTGGATATACAAAAACGAAATCAAAAAACTACCGGATATCAAAGCCGGTGAAATAGTTGATATCTATATTGGCAACGAATATCTTGCCACTGGATATATAAATCCAGACAGCAAAATAACAGTCAGAATTTTATCCTTTGAAAAAACAGACATAAACAGTCTCATCAAGAGGAGAATAAAAGAGGCTATTAATCAAAGAAAGCATCTAAAGACCATAACCAATGCCTACCGTATAATCCACTCAGAAGCAGATTTACTCCCCGGACTGATAGCAGACTTTTATAACGGCTATATTGCAATCCAGATAAACACAGCAGGAATGGAAAATTTCCGCCATCTTATACTTGATACATTTATAGAAACCCTATCCCCAGAAGGAATAATAGATAAATCCGATGAAAAAGTGAGAAAAAAAGAGGGGCTTACCACAGAAAATAAAGTTCTGTATGGCAGTATTCCGGATAAAATTTTAATAACAGAAAACAACATAAACTTTAGCGTTTATCTGAAAGAAGGCCAGAAAACAGGATTTTACCTTGATCAGAGAAAAAACAGGAAACTGGTTTCTGAGTATGTCCAGACAGGCTTTAAAGTCCTTGATTTATTCTCAAATGCAGGTGGTTTTGGAATTTATTGCGGCAAAAAAGGGGCAGATTTTATAAAGTTTGTTGATGTATCAGACCTTGCTTTAAATCAGGTTCAGGAAAATTGCCGTTTAAACGGAATAAACAACTTTCAAATTATCAAAGAGGATGCATTTGATTTTCTCAAAAATGAAACAGACAGCTATGACCTGATTATTGTTGACCCTCCATCATTTGCAAAAAGCAGACATGAAAGGCAGGGAGCACTAAGAGGTTTTAAATATTTAATAGTAAACAGCCTGAAAATACTAAATCCAAAAGGCTATCTTGCTGTATTTTCCTGTTCACATCATATCTCCATGCAGGATTTGATAGACCTTACAACTTCCAGTGCTGCAATAACAGGAGATATTCTTGAAATAAAGGAATTTATGTATCAGGACAAAGACCATCCGGCAGTAATAAATATGCCAAACACACTATATCTTAAGGGATTATTAGTCCAGAAAAGATGA
- the prmC gene encoding peptide chain release factor N(5)-glutamine methyltransferase → MKIKEAIEQGVKRLKEAGVKTPVTDTHLILSKVLNIPRWKLIIEKDKYLSTEEKRKFFSLIEKRAERYPLGYILGEKEFFNIKLKIEEGVLIPRPETELLVEEVLKRIPENKKTIGLEIGIGSGAISIALLKNRPNLIMYGVDISEKALQLSALNAKINNVLDRFIIIKSNLFENIPDIKFDFIVSNPPYIAQEEYETLEEEVKKEPIEALIAGKEGTEFYERIINEGINYLKEKGFFAFEIGYRQGEYVKKLLENKGFKVSIIKDYQGHDRVVIGER, encoded by the coding sequence ATGAAAATTAAAGAGGCTATTGAGCAAGGGGTAAAAAGGCTTAAAGAAGCTGGTGTAAAAACACCAGTAACAGACACACATCTAATTTTGTCAAAAGTTTTAAACATACCCCGCTGGAAATTAATCATAGAAAAAGATAAATACCTATCAACTGAGGAAAAAAGGAAATTCTTTTCCCTAATAGAAAAAAGGGCAGAAAGATATCCCCTTGGATATATTTTAGGGGAAAAAGAATTTTTTAACATAAAGCTAAAAATTGAAGAAGGAGTTTTAATCCCAAGGCCAGAAACAGAGCTTCTTGTTGAAGAAGTTCTAAAAAGAATTCCGGAAAATAAAAAAACAATTGGTCTTGAGATAGGAATAGGCTCAGGAGCAATATCAATAGCACTGCTTAAAAACAGACCAAATCTAATCATGTATGGTGTTGATATATCAGAAAAAGCCCTGCAGCTTTCAGCCTTAAATGCTAAAATAAATAATGTTCTTGACAGGTTTATAATTATAAAAAGTAATCTGTTTGAGAACATTCCGGACATAAAATTTGATTTTATAGTTTCAAATCCACCTTATATAGCCCAGGAAGAATACGAAACCCTTGAAGAAGAAGTAAAAAAAGAGCCTATAGAAGCTCTGATTGCAGGTAAAGAGGGGACAGAATTTTACGAAAGGATTATAAACGAGGGTATTAACTACCTGAAAGAAAAAGGCTTTTTTGCCTTTGAGATTGGCTACAGACAGGGAGAATACGTAAAAAAACTCCTTGAGAATAAAGGATTTAAAGTATCAATAATAAAAGACTATCAGGGACATG